The Musa acuminata AAA Group cultivar baxijiao chromosome BXJ1-8, Cavendish_Baxijiao_AAA, whole genome shotgun sequence genomic sequence TGGACTCTGCAGAATTTCAGTCATTAAAGGGAGATATCGTAGTTGTACCAACCGGAAAGGTACTCCAGCCAGGATCCGGCATGATCCCAGGGAAGAGCAACATTGGGCCATAAGGTCCTTGCATGTATGACGCAGGCAACATCGACGATCTACCAACTTCCCAACTGGTAATTACAGGGTACTGTTGATGCGAAGGAGATATAGTGGGCTGAACAATAGAATAAGATGGTGATGCTGGCAAGGGCAACGATGGTTCAGGGTGGTTGAATTTACAAATTAATCCAAACTTGCAGTGGCCTGTCCTGATATAATAGGAGCATTCTTTCTCACCCTGAATTCTTTGAAGCCCACAACATTAGAATTAGCAATTCTGTAGAATTTCCATCATACAAAAAACAATCAGAAACAAAATTAGAGAAACAAAACCTGACCGGACGTAATGGATAGCCATATTTATTTAAAGATGCCAGTATCACAGATCCATCTGGCTTTGGGTGTTCATACTTGCATGTATCACCAAATTTGCAACTCCCGTAGCTGACAAAATACTGCAAAACAATAAAGCCTTACACCTGAATGGAAGGATGAATTATGGATATTCATTTGCGATAAAATTGCATCAATAAAGTGACATGTTTCCAGTGAATCTAAGAATTATTGGTACCTAAAGCACAATCCCAACCAATTAAATAGAAATACCCTGCATGCAGGTCGGCTAGTGTGCTCCCGGTGTTGTGCAGATCGAGTTCTCGCTGCTCTGGCTACCTGATGAAGTTACCGATGTCGGAAATTAGATCAAAACAAAATTCCACCAATTAGACAAAATTGGGAGAAAGCCCTAAAAAAACAAGAACTTTATGTACCATCCGGCGATCACGGGGGTGATTGTAGCGGCAGCCATCACCAAAACCACATGTCCCGGTCCGCATGTAGTAGGCACAGTCAGGCCGGCCATGCCTCTCAGGATACGCCGGAGGCTCCTCGCTGCCCAATTCCATCTTCCACATCGATCCTGCCACAACGcaagaccaaaaagaaaacatcaatCGGAACGACCACGAGAACAGAAACCGGGAACGAGAACCAAAGCACAGAGCAATGGACATGGAGCACCTTCCAGTACGGTCTCGGGGTCACCGCGGGGCTGTCCCGGCTCAGAGGCCGGCTCGAACGGCTCCATGCGAGACGGCCACCGGAGCAAAGGGGAGGCACGGCGATGCGGAAGTGACGGTGGATGGATGTTGCGGAGGGACGTCGAAGGCGCGATCGATGAGTAAAATGTGAGAGTGGCAACCGAGGAGGGAGGGTTAAGTCTGTCGCCTTCTTCCCGTTCTTTTGGCTCTGCAGCCGCGCTAAAGCGTTGCTCTTTCGTGCTTCTTTGGGAGGCTTTTTCGTCCGTTGGGGTTTCATGTACCCGCCAAAGAAAAAGGTGGGAAACTAAACGCCCCGGAAACGGTGAACTTCCCAAAAGTTGCCCGCTTCAGTAAAGGCCCCTGTTGTCCCTGTAATTACCGAAAATGCCACCTCCCTGTTGATAGGCAATCCAATGCGAGGGGCTTGGCGTTGAGGGCAGTCTAGTCATATGTAGATAACGGGATGTGCTTATGCACACGGTGTTACATTAAATAGGTAGTAGAATCCATCGATATAGACAAATAACACGTCTCGGCTATAAGTAAGTACCTAATGACACTTGGGGGTTGTGGCAGGTGGTGGGGCTCGCTTCATTAACACTTAACTGGTAAAGGAGGATTAAGAACAAAAtctgaaacaaaaagaaaaggagtAAAAATTCATTTTTAACATTTAGGTGTTTTGAAAGGGAGGTCATATTTCCACCAAGtactaaaaaaaaaagtttaatttgCCAAACAAAAGATAAGATGCTAAAACAATGACAAATCAATTTCTAACTCGCATGGATTTTTTATTTCGATATactgtatataaatataattttaataaaaaaaattagagaatTTGATGAGTCAAATAATTTGTTCAAATCCCATATCTTTGATTTGTCATTGTTTCTTTATATGgtttttatgtattttttttaatggaaattaatacaaaattgAGTCTAATTTATAGATTATTAAATTGCTAATCATCCAAAAGAATATTAAGTAAATTCAAACCCATTTCGGACTCTTCAATATTTAGCCCCTAATTTTCAGGTACATGAGTTACCTCAATCTACCTTCTTAACAGCTTCCTTCCACTGGGTGCTTGCAGCCTCTTCAATCACAACACTAGCAGAACAAGTACTGGTAATAAGGTGTATGAGCACTGGAATTCACAGAGAATACAAGTTTTTAGCCGAAATAAGAAGTAGAATAGCACCAAAACATCATGATCTACTTGACTACATTGCAAGTTTACCCCTCCGGCCATCACAGCTCGTCAAAAACGCTGCGTGGCCAAAGTAGTTGTAGTTCGTTCCAAGTTCCTTATTAGAAAGTAGATTATGATACCCCAGCCATCGTATGGTATATGAGCATGCAATTTCTAGATCTCAACAATACTTCTTTGCACAATTCAGTATCCAGCAAGATGATACTTTGCAGGAAGAAACAATGCTGATCTTATTTATTCGATAAGAAAGTTCACAAAGTCAAAAATAGGTGAAGTTTACAGAACAGCAGCCAAGGAGCATGAATAAAGGTCAAAAGGACTGCTGGAAGTTCAGAGGAACACAAGTCAACCTTGTCCTTTAATTGCATCATCATCCCCAAATTCCTCATGTTAAGCAACCAAAACAGGGCACTTTCCGGATCCAGAAAATCAAATAATCAGCTGAAACAAATCTCAAGACCTCTCCCACCAACTTCAGCCTTCAAGCACTGGAAGCCGCATGAATCAAGCTCAGCAATAGCCCTATCGATGATCGTGCAAGATAGCACTGTTCAATGGTCGAGGGAGGCATTGGATGACAAGATGGAGAGATATAAGCATTAGTTGCAAAAAAGTAAGAGTTATGGGGGATACAATGAAAGTATGAAAAGTAGTTATATTTACAATTTAAAGTCATAGTGGAATAGGGGGTTtgatatatcattgatatttcaaatttcaatatgaaaaagaagaagaatcctTCAACTGTATGTTACAATTTAAAGGATGCCATTTCTTAACCTCAAAATGCAACAATGAAATAATATATATGGAGAAAACAGAGCCTATCCTTCGTCCTACAAGGTACAAGAACCAAGTCGCATATTCTGAATGTTTCTATTAGGTTGTCTCATGCTCATTTAATTTCTGCTTCTACTTGATGGTCAAATTGCATCTTGGAACTCAAagttattccttttttttttttaccccaCTCATGATCCTGCATGCTTAAATATCACAATGTCATGTAGTAGAACACTTTTAGAATTCATGTGCTATTCGGCTACTGGGTGTTTAGTTCAGACAAGGATCAATCCTGCAGCAGATAAACTCTTAACACCAAAGACTTAAATTCCATGTATGCAATGTCCGGTTACAGCACAACTACATTTAATTGGTGTTCAAGTGACAAGATATGCAATGTACCACAGGATGCCATCCATCCCACGCTTAGCCTATAGAACAACCCTAACTATAGGGAttgtacat encodes the following:
- the LOC135588801 gene encoding zinc finger CCCH domain-containing protein 32-like isoform X1; translation: MEPFEPASEPGQPRGDPETVLEGSMWKMELGSEEPPAYPERHGRPDCAYYMRTGTCGFGDGCRYNHPRDRRMVARAARTRSAQHREHTSRPACRYFVSYGSCKFGDTCKYEHPKPDGSVILASLNKYGYPLRPGEKECSYYIRTGHCKFGLICKFNHPEPSLPLPASPSYSIVQPTISPSHQQYPVITSWEVGRSSMLPASYMQGPYGPMLLFPGIMPDPGWSTFPVTPSPLISTGGEQNTVLEESQHDSAAQISRLHPAHTESYPMAASVSPSTNNQTENVLPERLDEPDCQDHKRTGYRKLGSRCTSHHRTENIPPETSCVFSLIGHPLHPANKLE
- the LOC135588801 gene encoding zinc finger CCCH domain-containing protein 32-like isoform X2 → MEPFEPASEPGQPRGDPETVLEGSMWKMELGSEEPPAYPERHGRPDCAYYMRTGTCGFGDGCRYNHPRDRRMVARAARTRSAQHREHTSRPACRYFVSYGSCKFGDTCKYEHPKPDGSVILASLNKYGYPLRPGEKECSYYIRTGHCKFGLICKFNHPEPSLPLPASPSYSIVQPTISPSHQQYPVITSWEVGRSSMLPASYMQGPYGPMLLFPGIMPDPGWSTFPVTPSPLISTGGEQNTVLEESQHDSAAQISRLHPAHTESYPMAASVSPSTNNQTENVLPERLDEPDCQDHKRTGYRKLGSRCTSHHRTENIPPETSCVFSLIGHPLHPFSSG